One stretch of Arachis duranensis cultivar V14167 chromosome 1, aradu.V14167.gnm2.J7QH, whole genome shotgun sequence DNA includes these proteins:
- the LOC107473292 gene encoding uncharacterized protein LOC107473292, with protein MAQLCSVTLLSALCILLRSATKITHRAQAITGLAAKWHVCATLDSFDGAGAGDGLVAAAENSTERIFPHVGTDGDSSDTDDGGDEEDDINSTKLIPSYAYSTISYQKTQALVNYFENNGAGITMFGVMLDRGTLNTIFGIEMSLVLWLLGKTIFL; from the exons atggcGCAGTTGTGTTCCGTTACACTTCTTTCTGCATTGTGCATATTGTTACGTAGTGCGACAAAGATCACACATAGAGCACAGGCGATCACAGGGCTGGCTGCCAAGTGGCATGTTTGTGCGACGTTGGATTCGTTCGACGGAGCAGGCGCCGGTGATGGACTAGTGGCAGCGGCTGAGAATTCCACAGAGAGAATCTTCCCTCACGTTGGTACGGATGGAGATTCATCAGATACTGATGATGGTGGTGACGAAGAAGATGACATTAATTCTACCAAGTTAATCCCGTCTTATGCTTACAGCACTATTTCATATCAAAAGACACAAGCCCTTG TGAATTATTTTGAGAACAATGGAGCAGGGATTACGATGTTCGGAGTGATGTTAGATAGGGGAACGCTTAACACCATATTCGGTATTGAGATGTCGCTGGTTCTTTGGTTGCTTGGCAAAACCATTTTTCTCTAA
- the LOC107468420 gene encoding protein transport protein SEC13 homolog B, which yields MPAQKVETGHQDTVHDVAMDYYGKRLATASSDHTIKIIGVSNSASQHLATLAGHQGPVWQVVWAHPKFGSLLASCSYDGRVIIWKEGNPNEWTQAHVFDDHKSSVNSVAWAPHELGLCLACGSSDGNISVFTARADGGWDTSRIDQAHPVGVTSVSWAPSTAPGALVGAGLLDPVQKLCSGGCDNTVKVWKLNNGLWKMDCFPALQMHTDWVRDVAWAPNLGLPKSTIASASQDGKVIMWTVGKEGDQWEGKILSDFKTPVWRVSWSLTGNILAVADGNNNVTLWKEAVDGEWQQVTTVEP from the coding sequence ATGCCTGCCCAGAAGGTTGAAACGGGTCATCAAGACACAGTCCATGATGTTGCAATGGATTACTACGGTAAGAGGCTCGCTACAGCCTCATCTGATCACACAATTAAGATAATTGGGGTTAGCAACTCGGCCTCTCAGCATTTAGCAACTTTGGCTGGTCACCAGGGTCCTGTATGGCAGGTGGTATGGGCCCACCCAAAATTCGGCTCTTTACTTGCTTCATGTTCCTATGATGGGCGTGTCATTATTTGGAAGGAGGGTAACCCGAATGAATGGACTCAAGCTCATGTCTTCGATGACCACAAGTCATCGGTAAATTCGGTCGCATGGGCACCTCATGAGTTGGGTCTGTGTTTGGCTTGTGGTTCATCTGATGGTAATATATCTGTTTTTACAGCAAGAGCAGATGGTGGATGGGACACCTCGAGGATTGACCAAGCTCATCCAGTTGGTGTAACTTCTGTGTCATGGGCACCGTCAACGGCACCAGGTGCACTTGTTGGTGCCGGGTTGCTTGATCCTGTACAGAAGCTGTGTTCTGGTGGTTGTGACAATACTGTGAAGGTATGGAAGCTCAACAACGGACTTTGGAAGATGGACTGCTTCCCGGCTCTTCAGATGCATACAGATTGGGTTCGAGATGTTGCTTGGGCACCTAATTTGGGACTTCCTAAATCTACTATTGCGAGTGCATCCCAGGATGGAAAAGTGATTATGTGGACTGTGGGCAAGGAGGGAGATCAGTGGGAAGGCAAGATCTTGTCCGATTTTAAGACACCGGTTTGGAGGGTTTCATGGTCGTTGACTGGAAATATTTTGGCTGTGGCTGATGGTAATAACAATGTGACATTATGGAAAGAAGCAGTAGATGGGGAATGGCAACAGGTGACAACGGTAGAGCCTTAA